A stretch of DNA from Streptomyces sp. NBC_01197:
GGCGGGTTCACTGCCGAGCCGCAGCTCCGCCGCCGCGCGGGCCAGGGCGTCACCCACCGGTCCGCCCAGCGATTCCCCTACCGCCTCGGCCGCCTCACGGGGTCCTGCGCCGGCCGCGATACACGCCGCCAGGAGTTCGGAGGCGAGCGGCAGTTCATGTGCGGCGGACTTCGCCAGGGCCTCGTCGGCCCCGGACGACGAACGCCCTCGCTGCCAGCGCCGCACCCCGTACCCGGCCGCAAGCCCGAGCGCGCATCCGGCCCACCCACCCACCAGGACGCAACCAGTGGCCACAGCGGCCAGCGGAGCGCCCCACCGGGCGGCCCACGCCCGGTACTCGGGGCGCCGAACCGCCCTCCCCGGTGCCGCGGCCAGCAGGGCGGCGGCCCGCTTGCGTGACAGCCGGTCGTGTCGTCGCCCGGTCCAGGCAAGGGCCAGCCGGGCTACTGCCGCCACGGCGCACAGCACCGCCCCCAGCCTGTGGACAACCTCGCCCGTCATGACGCCACCTCCCGCGCCTCCGGTCATACGTCCTCACCGGCCCGTACGATCCGCCCTGCCCAGAAGAACCCCGCGCTCTCCAGCACCCCGCCCGCGAACAGGCAGCACAGCCCCGCCGGAGTGTGCAGCAGGGTCCACAGCGGATCGGCCCCGAGGGCAGTGCCCAGCAGCAGGCCGCCTGCCGGAAGCAACGCGAGGACCAGCACCGTCGACCGCGCGCCTGCCAGTTCCGCCCGGAGACCGGCTCGTTGGTCGCGCTCGGCGCGCAGCGCGCCCTCCAGCCCTTCGAGGCCGGCCGCGAGGCCGGCGCCCCCGTCCACCGACACCCGCCAACAAGCGGCCGCACCGCGCAGGCCACCCGCTCCTGGCTCCCGCGCCGCACGCCGCAGCGCCTCGGGCACGTCCCCGCCGAACCGCGCCGCCGCCAGTACCGCGGCCTCGGCCGCACCCAGGGCCCCCGACCCCCGCCCGGCAGCCAGCAACGCCTCTCCTGGCTGCTTCCCGGCCCGCAGTTCGGCAGCCACCGCTCCGCACAGCGCGATCACCGCGTCGGTTCGCGCCAGCCGGTCCCGCGCCGCAGCCACGGCCCGCAACCGCCGGCCGAGGAACGGCACGGCAAGTACCCCCAGCAGGAGCGGCAGCACCGATCCGCCCAGTACCGCCACAGCTCCGGCCGCCACCGGACAGAGCCACTCCGGCCGCAGACGCTCACGCACCCGGTCGCGGAGCGCATCGCCCCACGGTGTAACGCTCTTCCCCGAACCGCCCGCGAACAGCAGCCGCCCCCTGCGCAGTCCCCGCTCCCGCTCGCCCAGCATCCACAAGGCCGTACCCGCACAGAGCACGGCCAGAAAGACCAGAGCCGTCACGACGCGCCCCCGATCATGGTCCGCAGCCTGGGCCATCCGGGCCCCTCGGTGAAGCCCTCCGGGCCCCAGCGCAGCGCGGGCACCGTCACCACCAGCCCCGTCGCGTCCCGCTCCAGCGCATGAACCTCGGCGACCCTGCGCCGTCCGCTCCGATCCCGTACGAGATGCACCACAACCGCAAGCGCCGCCGCCAACTGACTGTGCAGGGCGGCCCGGTCGAGCCCGGCGGCCGTCCCGAGTGCCTCAAGGCGGGCCGGAACGTCGCACGCGGCATTCGCGTGTACAGTCCCGCAGCCTCCTTCGTGTCCGGTGTTCAGCGCGGCCAGCAGCTCGGTGACCTCGGCCCCGCGCACCTCCCCCACCACCAAACGGTCGGGCCGCATCCGCAGGGCCTGGCGCACCAGATCCCGCAAGGTCACCCGGCCCGCGCCCTCCTGGTTCGGCGGACGCGACTCCAGCCGGACCACATGCGGGTGCTCCGGGCGCAGTTCGGAGGAGTCCTCTGCCAGCACAATCCGCTCGGCAGGCCCCACCATGCTCAGCAGAGACGACAGGAGCGTGGTCTTGCCCGAGCCGGTGCCACCGCTGACCAGGAAGGACAGCCGGGCGTCGATCAACGCCCGCAGCACCTGGCCGCCGCCCGGCGGGACCGTGCCCGCCGCCACCAGCTCCTCCAGGGAGAAAGCCTTCGGCCGCACCACCCGCAGCGAGAGGCACGTCGACCCGACGGCCACTGGTTCGAGCACCGCATGCATCCGTGTCCCGTCCGGCAGGCGTGCGTCCACCCAGGGCCTGGCATCGTCGAGCCGCCGCCCGGCCACGGCGGCGAGCCGCTGTGCCAGGCGGCGCACCGCAGCCGTGTCCGGGAAGGCCACATCGGTCAGTTCCAGTCCAGCCCCCCGGTCCACCCAGACCCGGTCGGGCGCGGCCACCAGCACATCGGTCACCGCCGGATCGGCGAGCAGAGCCTCCAGCCTTCCCGAGCCCACGAGTTCGGACCGCAGTTCCTCGGCATGTCCCAGCACTTCCGCGTCCCCCAGCAGCCGCCCCTGGGCGCGCAGTGCGGCTGCCACCCGTGCCGGTGTGGGCTCGGCCCCGCTCTCCGCGAGCCGCTGGCGTACGGCCTCGAGCAGCGGCGGCGTACCGGCGGGAGACGGTGACCCGACGGACACGGGTGTCGTGATCACGAGACACCCCGGCCCGACAGTGCCTGCGCCCAGAAGGCCGTACAGAACCTGGCCAGTGGCCCCCGGGCCCGGCTGCCCGGCGGAGCGCCGCCGCTCTCCGCCGCGAGCAGCCCTTCCTCGGAGGGCAGTTCACCCGCGAGGGGCAGCTCCAGTGCCCGAGCCACCCACTCCTCGTCCAGCCCTGGCGCGTAGGGCCCGCGAACCACCGCCCGCAGGTCCTGGAGGACCATGCCGGCCATGGAGGCCACCCTGGCTGCGGCAGCGACCGCCCGGAGTTCCCCCGGGACCACCAGGAGCCCGAGATCGAGCTGGGCGAGCGCCTCCGCGACGCCCTCGTCGACCCGCCGGGGCAGATCCACGACGACCACTCCGCCGCCCCTGCGCGCGGCCGCCAGAACGGCGCGCATGGCCTCCGGCGCGATCATCACGGAGTCCGTCCGGTCCCAGCTGAGGACACGGAGCCCGTGCATCTCCGGCAGGGACTCCTCCAGCGCGCTGCCGGCCACCCGCCCCTTGGAACGGGCGAAATCCGGCCACCGTCTGCCCTGCGCATGTTCGCCTCCGAGCAGCACATCGAGGCCTCCGCCCAGTGGGTCCCCGTCGATGAGCACGGTGCGCTGCCCGCTCCGGGCCGCGGTGACCGCCAGCGCGCACGCCAGCGTGGATGCCCCGGCCCCGCCCCGGCCGCCGATCACCCCGACGGTGAGCGCCTGGTCCCCCGCCCCTTCGGCCACGTCCGCGATCCGCTCGACGAGCCAGCTCTCGGCGTCCGGCAGCCGCAGCACGTACTCCGCTCCGATCTCGACGGCCCGCTGCCAGACATCGGGGTCGTCCTGGTCCTTTCCCACGAGGTACACCCCTGGCCTGCGGGCGCCCCCGCGCACCCTGGCCGCCGCGTCGTCCCCGACGAGGATCAGCGGCGCGCTCTCCCAGCCGCCCTTGTGCTCGGGCACGCCGTGATGGACCTCCGGCTCGGCGCCGGCCGCGGCGCACAGCCGCAGCAGGTCGTCGAGGAGCACGGCGTCCTCGGTGACGATGAGCGGTCCGCCCCGCCGCTTCCCGGCCGTCGGCAGCCGATCAGGTGTGATGGATCCAGCCAAGATCCCGCCTCCCTCTGACAGTGATTCCTTCGTTGCCTCGAAGTCGCGGCGAACGGCCGCTGACTTCGCGATGGGAATCACCGTGCGGGGATCCGGGAAATTAAGTGGATCTTGCTCGAAAACTGTGGACAACTCACCGGTTGTGAATATCTCCCCCACTCTTTTCGGTGACTTCCGGAGAGGAGTGCAACGACTACAGAGCGTCACGCGTATTCAGTGTTGAGGACCCTCGCAGCCGACCGGAGGAGAGTGCCGCAGATGACTGAAGAGCCGCTGCTGACGCGGAGGGGACACCCGAAAACGTGTCCGGACATGCGACGACCCCAGCCGGGGGGGAGAGCTGGGGTCGTCCCCACGTCCGACTCGGGGGGGGGAGGAGCCGGACGGGGATAACACGGTCGCGAACGATCCGTGACTTCCATGGTGTACCCGAGAGCCTTCTCAGGCAAACCCACGCGCCGCCGCGTAAGCCGAATGGCGGGCACCTATGCTCAGAGCTGTGGAAAACCACTCGTCGCCCCGTACCGCCGCCTTCTTTGACCTCGACAAGACGGTCATCGCCAAGTCGTCGACACTGACCTTCAGCAAGTCCTTCTATCAAGGCGGCCTGATCAACCGCAGGGCTGTACTGCGTACGGCGTACGCTCAGTTCGTATTCCTGGCAGGTGGCGCGGACCACGACCAGATGGAGCGGATGCGCGAGTATCTCTCCGCCCTCTGCAAGGGCTGGAACGTCCGACAGGTCAAGCAGATCGTCGCCGAGACCCTGCACGATCTGATCGACCCGATCATTTACGACGAGGCCGCTTCTCTCATCGAGGAGCACCACACCGCCGGGCGCGATGTGGTGATCGTCTCCACCTCGGGCGCCGAGGTGGTCGAGCCGATCGGTGAGCTTCTCGGCGCCGACCGGGTCGTCGCCACCCGCATGGTGGTGGGCGCCGACGGGTGCTTCACCGGCGAGGTGGAGTACTACGCCTACGGCCCCACCAAGGCCGAAGCCGTAAAGGAACTCGCCGCCTCCGAGGGATACGACCTGGCGCGCTGCTACGCGTACAGCGACTCGGTGACCGACGTGCCCATGCTGGAGTCGGTCGGCCACCCCCACGCGGTCAACCCCGACCGGGCGCTGCGCCGCGAAGCAGGCGCCCGCGAGTGGCCGATTCTCGTCTTCAACCGGCCGGTGCGACTGAAGCAGCGGCTGCCCGCCCTGCGGATGCCGCCGCGGCCCGCACTGGTCGCCGCAGCAGCGGTCGGCGCCGCGGCAGCCACGGCCGGTCTCGTCTGGTACGTGAACAGGGGCGGCCGGAGCAGTGTCCGGCGCGGACCCTTTGCCCGAGTTTGAGCCCAAAAGTAAAGAAGTGGAGCAGAGGGTTCCCCTCGCCCCGCGAAGAGGAGTACAAAGGAGTCGACGGCCCGCGAGACCAAGGACATCCGAGAGGAAGACCTGAAAGCGCAGAAGGCCCCACGGACCGAGCGCGAAAACTGAGTACCCACGCGACGTCGACCCGTCGATTACGGGCCAGCCGCACCAGGTGACGGG
This window harbors:
- the ssd gene encoding septum site-determining protein Ssd, coding for MAGSITPDRLPTAGKRRGGPLIVTEDAVLLDDLLRLCAAAGAEPEVHHGVPEHKGGWESAPLILVGDDAAARVRGGARRPGVYLVGKDQDDPDVWQRAVEIGAEYVLRLPDAESWLVERIADVAEGAGDQALTVGVIGGRGGAGASTLACALAVTAARSGQRTVLIDGDPLGGGLDVLLGGEHAQGRRWPDFARSKGRVAGSALEESLPEMHGLRVLSWDRTDSVMIAPEAMRAVLAAARRGGGVVVVDLPRRVDEGVAEALAQLDLGLLVVPGELRAVAAAARVASMAGMVLQDLRAVVRGPYAPGLDEEWVARALELPLAGELPSEEGLLAAESGGAPPGSRARGPLARFCTAFWAQALSGRGVS
- a CDS encoding type II secretion system F family protein, yielding MAQAADHDRGRVVTALVFLAVLCAGTALWMLGERERGLRRGRLLFAGGSGKSVTPWGDALRDRVRERLRPEWLCPVAAGAVAVLGGSVLPLLLGVLAVPFLGRRLRAVAAARDRLARTDAVIALCGAVAAELRAGKQPGEALLAAGRGSGALGAAEAAVLAAARFGGDVPEALRRAAREPGAGGLRGAAACWRVSVDGGAGLAAGLEGLEGALRAERDQRAGLRAELAGARSTVLVLALLPAGGLLLGTALGADPLWTLLHTPAGLCCLFAGGVLESAGFFWAGRIVRAGEDV
- a CDS encoding type II secretion system F family protein, with translation MTGEVVHRLGAVLCAVAAVARLALAWTGRRHDRLSRKRAAALLAAAPGRAVRRPEYRAWAARWGAPLAAVATGCVLVGGWAGCALGLAAGYGVRRWQRGRSSSGADEALAKSAAHELPLASELLAACIAAGAGPREAAEAVGESLGGPVGDALARAAAELRLGSEPAEAWGRFGAIPGATALARCLERAASTGAPAADSVARLAAGLRAGRARAAKDRAGRAGVLITGPVGLCFLPAFLAVGVVPVVISLAGHLLKAS
- a CDS encoding TadA family conjugal transfer-associated ATPase, giving the protein MITTPVSVGSPSPAGTPPLLEAVRQRLAESGAEPTPARVAAALRAQGRLLGDAEVLGHAEELRSELVGSGRLEALLADPAVTDVLVAAPDRVWVDRGAGLELTDVAFPDTAAVRRLAQRLAAVAGRRLDDARPWVDARLPDGTRMHAVLEPVAVGSTCLSLRVVRPKAFSLEELVAAGTVPPGGGQVLRALIDARLSFLVSGGTGSGKTTLLSSLLSMVGPAERIVLAEDSSELRPEHPHVVRLESRPPNQEGAGRVTLRDLVRQALRMRPDRLVVGEVRGAEVTELLAALNTGHEGGCGTVHANAACDVPARLEALGTAAGLDRAALHSQLAAALAVVVHLVRDRSGRRRVAEVHALERDATGLVVTVPALRWGPEGFTEGPGWPRLRTMIGGAS
- a CDS encoding HAD family hydrolase encodes the protein MLRAVENHSSPRTAAFFDLDKTVIAKSSTLTFSKSFYQGGLINRRAVLRTAYAQFVFLAGGADHDQMERMREYLSALCKGWNVRQVKQIVAETLHDLIDPIIYDEAASLIEEHHTAGRDVVIVSTSGAEVVEPIGELLGADRVVATRMVVGADGCFTGEVEYYAYGPTKAEAVKELAASEGYDLARCYAYSDSVTDVPMLESVGHPHAVNPDRALRREAGAREWPILVFNRPVRLKQRLPALRMPPRPALVAAAAVGAAAATAGLVWYVNRGGRSSVRRGPFARV